A genomic window from Algoriphagus sp. Y33 includes:
- a CDS encoding RagB/SusD family nutrient uptake outer membrane protein: MKNFIKIFIVGSVLFFGACDSMLETEPRQDLTPETAFTDVESFESLLLSIYGKVRSFDYYGQTMMVAPEIMADNLRIIANTGRYIGQEVNADRAHINLWDFDEDTNEFRGIYAGINEANILLTEIEEVEGDEGLRTQLKGEAYFLRALFYFDLARVYGYEPGQEVNGWSTSVILRTTPTLGFSNADFRARSTNREVYDQIESDLSNAVSSLGTEAIGTEGIYRASKGAAELLLARVYLYEGKDSEAASMATQAMATFGLDNTGEGLLEAAGYEAAFNTFPNPESVFEIEIRSVDWSSVDGVNNSMSSLTADVYTGAQFIVTATDELLDSYSAGDVRRNMWEETTRSGADGVVYESKKWLGAKGDFLENLPILRASELYLIRAEARQKTGDATGALADLNALRSKRGVSSLAGLSGNALFQAILTERRIEFALEGHRWFDLKRNGLTISKAGSIEPVPYSDYRILAPIPQDEIILNDLLENNPGYN; the protein is encoded by the coding sequence ATGAAAAATTTTATAAAAATATTTATAGTAGGAAGTGTGCTATTCTTTGGTGCGTGTGATAGCATGCTGGAGACCGAACCAAGGCAAGACTTAACTCCTGAGACAGCCTTTACGGATGTAGAGAGCTTTGAATCCTTATTGTTATCTATTTATGGAAAAGTAAGAAGCTTTGACTATTATGGGCAGACGATGATGGTCGCTCCCGAAATCATGGCAGATAACCTAAGAATCATTGCCAACACCGGTAGATATATAGGACAGGAAGTTAACGCAGATAGAGCTCATATCAACCTTTGGGATTTTGACGAGGATACAAATGAATTCAGAGGCATTTACGCTGGAATCAATGAAGCCAATATTCTTCTTACCGAAATAGAGGAGGTAGAAGGGGATGAGGGGCTTCGCACCCAACTTAAAGGAGAGGCTTATTTTCTTCGGGCATTGTTTTACTTTGATTTAGCGAGAGTGTATGGTTATGAACCCGGTCAGGAAGTAAACGGATGGTCAACATCGGTTATTTTGAGGACTACCCCGACATTGGGCTTTTCAAATGCCGATTTTAGAGCCAGAAGCACAAATAGAGAAGTTTATGATCAGATTGAGTCCGATCTAAGCAATGCTGTTTCAAGCCTTGGGACTGAGGCAATAGGTACTGAAGGGATTTACCGAGCCTCTAAGGGGGCTGCTGAGTTGTTATTGGCTAGAGTTTACCTTTACGAAGGAAAAGACTCAGAAGCAGCGTCGATGGCTACACAAGCTATGGCTACTTTCGGGCTGGATAACACCGGGGAGGGGTTGTTGGAAGCTGCCGGGTATGAAGCTGCTTTTAATACCTTTCCAAATCCTGAATCGGTTTTCGAAATTGAAATCAGATCGGTGGATTGGTCAAGTGTGGATGGTGTAAACAACTCTATGAGTTCATTGACTGCAGATGTCTATACAGGCGCTCAGTTTATTGTAACAGCTACAGATGAGCTTCTTGATTCATATAGTGCAGGTGACGTGAGAAGAAATATGTGGGAGGAAACTACCCGAAGCGGCGCAGATGGGGTGGTGTATGAATCAAAAAAATGGCTGGGAGCTAAGGGTGACTTCTTGGAAAATCTTCCCATTTTACGTGCTTCTGAGTTATACTTGATCAGAGCAGAGGCTAGACAGAAAACCGGAGATGCTACAGGAGCCCTTGCTGATTTGAATGCATTAAGAAGCAAGAGGGGAGTAAGTTCATTGGCGGGACTGTCGGGCAATGCTCTTTTCCAGGCAATTCTAACTGAACGAAGAATTGAATTTGCGCTAGAGGGACATCGATGGTTTGACTTAAAACGGAATGGGCTAACCATCTCTAAGGCTGGATCAATTGAACCTGTTCCTTACAGTGATTATCGTATCCTTGCACCCATTCCTCAGGATGAAATTATTCTGAATGATCTGTTGGAAAATAATCCTGGTTATAACTAA
- a CDS encoding TonB-dependent receptor: MRKILLLGLMLFLGNTIVFAQSRVITGTVTSTEDNLGVPGATVLVKGTTIGTATDIDGKYSISVPAGNNVLVFTFIGLKPQEVTIGNRTSIDVAMESDVQSLSEFVVTSYGDQSRREITGAISAVKGEVFQDLPVQSFDRAMQGRIAGVQVTSSTGQPGGALNVRIRGVGSINAGNDPLYIVDGVQIAVGGVGDNGSLSNQGSQNALASINPNDIESIEVLKDAAAAAIYGAQAANGVVLINTKRGKKGKTNVRLSVQEGIVKPMNLYNVMDASQLAAIKRDAYINAGLNPANAAATYGNPEDPNLESYSWVDELYRDGRLSVYDLSISGGDEKTTFFLSGSYTAQEAQIIKSDYERATGRLNLTHRPNQKFTVSAALSLAYQNTNGSIDRGNFVNGPFMAGYSARPNVPIYDEEGEFSPYPSNHLFGYNIIQGVNEETRNAKTVQTVSNLSLTYQFAPWLSFTSYFGVDFSDVQEINNRPSTIPAFSSYGGSSVFNARRNMNFNTNHNFNFNKKFNDVHTVSGILGFEFKSANGDVQSATGRGFPNPALIYLQNAATPFAVNSNYTEYKRGGFFGQAKYDYDDRYTADVTLRRDGNSRFGSEYRWGTFGAVSVGWRLSSETFLQDVNWLDNLRVRGSYGITGNSDIEDFASRTLVGSSGQYLGGGGLSISQLGNDLLTWEEAETFNIGVDGTMFNGRIIATVDFWRKNSKSLLFDTPLPVDSGFGEINRNTGEVRNQGIDIDLQTTNIVAGKFQWSTAFNITFLQNELLSLYDGLERVGNDLIVGRPIEFWYTNEYLGVNPANGLAMYADGNGGYTYLVGESTLDYRGSALPSSYGGFANSFTYGPISLELFFQGQFGNKVWNSDIYNLGAWGSGPDNQFVSQEDYWKQPGDVTTVGKPYEGGQAPGTSNIGTASTRLLSDGGYVRLKQVTLKYTLGTATAQKIGMSSATIYVQGMNLATFTKYNGIDPEVNSVGETTYGSFPNGKQITAGINLNF; this comes from the coding sequence ATGAGGAAAATTTTACTTCTAGGACTCATGCTGTTTTTGGGAAATACGATTGTTTTCGCCCAAAGCCGCGTGATCACTGGTACGGTTACTTCCACGGAAGATAATCTTGGAGTACCGGGTGCAACAGTTCTGGTGAAGGGAACCACAATCGGTACAGCCACAGATATTGATGGTAAGTACTCGATCAGCGTGCCCGCCGGAAACAATGTGTTGGTCTTCACCTTTATAGGGTTGAAGCCACAGGAGGTCACAATTGGTAATCGCACATCAATAGATGTTGCAATGGAGTCGGATGTGCAGTCTCTTTCAGAATTTGTAGTTACCTCTTATGGGGATCAGTCCCGACGGGAAATTACAGGTGCCATTTCCGCAGTTAAAGGTGAGGTGTTTCAAGATCTGCCTGTTCAGTCATTTGACCGTGCGATGCAAGGTAGAATTGCCGGTGTACAGGTGACTTCTTCCACAGGCCAGCCGGGTGGAGCACTTAATGTACGTATACGCGGGGTAGGTTCTATCAATGCCGGAAATGATCCACTGTATATTGTGGATGGGGTTCAGATAGCTGTGGGTGGAGTCGGAGATAATGGTAGTTTATCCAACCAGGGATCTCAAAATGCACTGGCCTCTATTAACCCGAATGACATTGAATCAATAGAAGTGCTAAAAGATGCAGCTGCTGCAGCGATTTATGGTGCTCAGGCTGCAAACGGCGTGGTATTGATTAATACAAAAAGAGGTAAAAAAGGCAAGACAAATGTTCGGCTTTCTGTTCAGGAGGGTATTGTAAAGCCAATGAATCTTTATAATGTGATGGATGCGTCACAATTGGCAGCAATCAAACGTGATGCATATATCAACGCGGGGCTAAATCCTGCAAATGCGGCGGCTACGTACGGTAATCCTGAAGATCCGAATCTTGAGTCATACAGCTGGGTGGATGAATTGTATCGTGATGGACGATTGAGCGTTTATGACCTTTCTATTTCAGGTGGTGATGAAAAGACCACGTTTTTCCTTTCGGGTTCGTACACCGCTCAAGAAGCCCAGATTATCAAGTCTGATTATGAACGTGCTACAGGGCGCCTTAATTTGACACATAGGCCTAATCAAAAGTTTACTGTGTCTGCAGCCTTATCGTTAGCATACCAAAACACAAATGGAAGTATTGATCGGGGTAATTTTGTAAACGGGCCATTTATGGCAGGCTATTCCGCCAGACCTAATGTCCCTATTTATGATGAAGAAGGCGAGTTCTCTCCTTATCCATCCAATCACCTGTTTGGGTATAATATCATTCAAGGAGTGAACGAAGAGACCAGAAACGCCAAGACGGTACAGACGGTTTCAAATTTGAGTTTGACTTATCAGTTTGCACCTTGGTTAAGTTTCACTTCCTACTTTGGTGTCGATTTTTCTGACGTTCAAGAAATCAACAATCGTCCTTCTACGATTCCCGCATTTTCATCTTATGGTGGATCTTCCGTATTTAATGCAAGAAGGAATATGAACTTCAACACCAATCACAACTTCAACTTCAATAAGAAGTTCAATGATGTTCATACCGTGTCAGGTATCTTAGGCTTTGAATTTAAGAGTGCCAATGGGGATGTGCAATCAGCTACGGGTAGAGGTTTTCCTAATCCCGCATTGATTTATCTGCAAAATGCAGCTACTCCTTTTGCTGTAAACAGTAATTATACGGAATACAAAAGAGGTGGTTTTTTTGGCCAGGCAAAGTATGATTATGATGATCGCTATACGGCAGACGTAACACTTAGAAGAGATGGTAATTCCAGATTTGGGTCAGAGTATAGATGGGGCACGTTTGGGGCGGTATCCGTAGGATGGAGGCTCTCTTCTGAGACTTTTCTTCAGGATGTCAACTGGCTGGATAACTTGCGGGTTAGGGGATCTTATGGTATTACAGGGAATTCTGATATAGAGGATTTTGCATCAAGAACCTTGGTGGGGTCAAGCGGACAATATCTTGGTGGAGGAGGCTTAAGCATTAGTCAGTTAGGCAACGATCTTTTGACTTGGGAGGAAGCTGAAACATTTAATATTGGAGTGGACGGAACCATGTTCAATGGTAGAATCATTGCTACAGTTGATTTCTGGAGAAAAAATTCTAAATCTCTCCTGTTTGATACCCCGCTTCCCGTGGATTCGGGATTTGGCGAAATCAACCGTAATACAGGGGAAGTAAGAAACCAAGGTATTGATATTGACTTGCAGACCACAAATATAGTTGCAGGTAAATTTCAGTGGAGTACGGCATTCAATATTACCTTTTTGCAAAATGAGCTGCTCTCTCTTTACGATGGACTGGAGAGAGTTGGAAACGACCTGATCGTTGGGAGACCAATTGAATTCTGGTATACAAATGAATACCTAGGCGTGAATCCAGCGAATGGTCTTGCGATGTATGCTGATGGAAATGGAGGTTATACCTACTTAGTAGGAGAATCTACACTGGATTATAGAGGTAGCGCACTTCCGAGCAGCTACGGCGGTTTTGCCAATAGTTTTACTTATGGGCCTATTTCATTGGAATTGTTTTTCCAAGGGCAATTTGGAAATAAGGTATGGAACTCAGATATCTACAATCTAGGAGCTTGGGGGTCTGGACCTGACAATCAGTTTGTAAGTCAGGAAGATTATTGGAAGCAGCCTGGGGATGTGACCACGGTAGGTAAGCCCTACGAAGGGGGGCAAGCTCCGGGAACCTCAAATATTGGAACAGCATCTACAAGACTATTGAGTGATGGTGGATATGTAAGATTGAAACAAGTGACGCTGAAGTATACCTTAGGGACAGCCACTGCCCAAAAAATAGGAATGAGCAGTGCAACTATCTATGTGCAAGGAATGAACTTGGCCACTTTCACTAAATACAATGGGATAGATCCAGAGGTTAACTCGGTAGGTGAAACTACTTACGGTTCCTTTCCAAATGGGAAGCAGATCACGGCTGGTATCAATCTTAACTTCTAA